A window from Malania oleifera isolate guangnan ecotype guangnan chromosome 7, ASM2987363v1, whole genome shotgun sequence encodes these proteins:
- the LOC131159692 gene encoding protein DMR6-LIKE OXYGENASE 1-like: MAAAAKMLVSDIVSGGISAVPANYVRPISDRPNLQVVHDDSTIPLIDLLPLISTFPDDRDRRRQVIRDIAHACHNYGFFQVKNHGIPETVIDNMLTVAREFFKMPEKERMKCYSEDPLKAMRLSTSFNVKTEKVSNWRDFLRLHCYPLEDYIHEWPSNPPTFREVAAEYSRRVRELAVRLLEGISESLGLEREYIVRAMGGQGQHMALNYYPPCPQPELTYGLPAHADPNAVTVLLQDQVPGLQLLKNGRWIAVHSIPNTFIVNIGDQIQVISNDRYKSALHRAVVNCSQERISIPTFYCPSPDAIIGPAPPLTDGEDHPPAYRSFKYDEYYRKFWNRGLEVETCLDKFRAIAPPPPT; this comes from the exons ATGGCAGCTGCCGCAAAAATGCTGGTGTCGGACATAGTCTCCGGCGGCATAAGCGCCGTTCCGGCCAACTACGTCCGGCCAATCTCCGACCGCCCCAACCTTCAAGTCGTCCACGACGACTCCACGATTCCCCTCATAGACCTTCTTCCCCTCATCTCCACCTTTCCCGACGACCGCGACCGCCGCCGCCAAGTTATCAGAGACATAGCCCATGCCTGCCACAACTATGGCTTCTTTCAG GTTAAGAATCATGGGATCCCAGAGACAGTGATCGATAACATGTTAACAGTTGCAAGGGAATTTTTCAAGATGCCAGAAAAGGAGAGGATGAAGTGTTACTCTGAAGATCCTTTGAAGGCGATGAGATTATCTACCAGTTTTAATGTTAAAACTGAGAAGGTTTCTAATTGGAGAGATTTTCTCAGACTGCATTGTTACCCTCTCGAAGACTATATTCATGAGTGGCCCTCTAATCCTCCTACTTTCAG GGAGGTGGCGGCGGAGTATAGCCGGAGAGTGAGGGAGCTGGCGGTGAGGCTGCTGGAGGGGATATCGGAGAGCTTAGGGCTGGAGAGGGAGTACATAGTGAGGGCGATGGGCGGGCAGGGGCAGCACATGGCCCTCAACTACTACCCGCCCTGCCCGCAGCCGGAACTCACCTACGGGCTGCCCGCCCACGCCGACCCCAACGCCGTCACCGTCCTGCTCCAAGATCAGGTGCCGGGCCTCCAGCTCCTCAAGAACGGCCGCTGGATCGCCGTCCACTCCATCCCCAACACCTTCATCGTCAACATTGGTGATCAAATCCAG GTGATAAGTAATGACCGGTACAAGAGCGCGCTGCACCGGGCGGTGGTGAACTGCAGCCAGGAGAGGATATCGATCCCGACGTTCTACTGCCCGTCGCCGGACGCCATCATTGGGCCGGCTCCGCCTCTGACCGACGGAGAGGATCACCCACCGGCGTACCGGAGCTTTAAGTACGACGAGTACTATCGCAAGTTCTGGAACCGTGGGCTTGAAGTTGAGACCTGTTTGGACAAGTTCAGAGCTATTGCCCCTCCTCCCcctacttag